The DNA region GTACATTACAAAACactagaatatttttttttgaaaatgaaagtcaTGTTATTAATAGATCAACCAAGAGTAAAGATACTCAAGGCTGATAGAAAGTACAAATTACTACAACCCGCAAGCTAGCAAACATGTCagaatttatgttttttaattatctacatttttattatgattcttcttttaattttagtatcttaaattttttataattaaaatgttgattaatgtatcaaatacaatactAAATTTCCATGTGCAAACGCATGGGTAAAAACACTAGTAGTactacaaaattaaataaataaaaaatgatgaatAGAACCTAGAATACAAGAAATTAAACAATGAGAAATTTTACAACACTTTGATATCAAGGTAAGGTAGAAACAACGAAAACTTTCTTTTTTGAAAGAAGAAACAATGAGTGAAGAGAAAACTCATACTATAGATATATTAGTtaaaaggcttaaatgcacttttggaccctcatgttttaactatttgcgattgtcaacccttatctttttttttacgaatgggaaccctattctttcaaaacgcgacaccgtttacccttccatccaaatccgtcaaaaacttgacggaacacgctgatatggccttccacgtggataaaagggggatttaaaaaaatggcttaaatgcactttttgaccctcaagtttacatttttttgcgattgttgaccctgatcttatttttagtttgaatagagaccctaatctttcaaaatgttgcagcgtttacccttccgtcggaAGGCCAGGTAAGTGGGTTtcgtcaagtttttgacggatttggacggaaaGGTAAATAGTGCaacattttgaaagattagggtctccattcgtagaaaaataagatcagggtcaacaatcgcaaaaaatataaacttgagggtccaaaagtACATTTAAGCctagttaaaaaaaacaaaaattacgaGTAAacacaaattatttttcaattttaagagtgtaaaaataagagatattttatttattggtgttttaaaaaatgtaaatttgttAATATACAAACAAAACACTACAACTACTAATTTTTTGGGAGCCTCAGGTAATTAGGTAATTGAGGGCCTAAGGCTATATACGGCCCTGTATAAAAGATATATAATATGAAAATCACATACAATAcaataattttcataaaaaGCAAACCACAACTTGAAATATCAAATAAAATGAGAGGGAAATACTAAGAATAAAGTTATCTTAATACCtattattttacttttacttaCAAAACTCAATCAAATTTTTCAGAAGAAGCATCCATTATTGACATTGCACATAATGCAAGCACTACAACCACTAATAAAGACAAGTGTCATTACAAGTATTTTATGGAGCATTACAAAATTCAAACTTAAACATTTTTTTGACTAAACAAACTTAAAGCTTTACTTGAAAGAAactaggcttaatcctcaaattagtccttgtTTTTGTCTCGCCatctgatctaagtccctcaccggaaaaatttgtggaaaacATCCTCACCTTTGCAAAacgtctggagcaggtcctcgtcggagcccggagctccgacgagtgatgatttggcatGCTGATTATGTTAATGAAGCCTACGtggaatttaaaaatataaacaaaaattacacataagatacttaaattaaattaagaaaattaaattaaattaaaaatccaaactacattaaattaaattgcaCATCATAAAATTTTTTCTATTTCCAGAAAAtcaaaacatcttcatctccttcttcatcatctttatcatctcacaaacatcttcatcttctccatccaatcatcttcatcctcttttCTCAATACTCAAATTAAAAAACCAGTATTACTTAATCTTTTTTCATATATGATGGGATCTATACATTGTCATTTGTCCAGAGAATCTCGACCTATttacaaattaaaatcaaaGGATATGGCAACATAAACTTTCACAAATCAACTAAACCCATTGTTACCAAAAAATCAACTAAACCCATTCATCATCAGTCACTGCAATTAACCACAATCAATTCCTTTCCTCTGCAACCCATCTTCAATTTCTTTCATGGTGTCACATACCACCATTGTTGGCCAAAAATCTAAATCATCATCAACAGAACCCATGGAGCCCTCAACCTCAAccccaccatcatcatcatcacttttCTACCCTCTTCATTATCATTATCTTCTACCATCTTCATAGATTCTTTTCTGAGAAACAAATTTTTTCCGTCTTCTCATCTTCCTTCCTCTCCCACCATACCCACCCACTCCCCACCGCCACCCTTAACCACAAACCCCTAAATCTCAGTTtatgagagaaggagaaggaaaaaAGGGTGAGAGAGTGGATCTGTGATTGGATCTGCGAACACCGTTTTCGCACCACAGAAccccaaccccaccaccacctgcaACCGATCGCAAGAAAGGCACCGCCGTTTGCAAAGGATATGGGTTCTTTTCGCGATTTGGGTTCTCCAGCGATCTGGGTTCTTGTGTAAGATCTGGGTTATGATTATCTTTCTCTCAAATCTCTATTTCTTTCTCTAGATTTTCGTTCTTTTGCTTGGGTTCCTCCGTGGTTTTTTTGTTTAGAAAgataaagaagaagatggtgggaGGGTGAGGTTGGGGTTGCTGGGTTTATTGAAGATGGATGTTGGTCCTATGTTGGAAGCTATTTGGTTGCAGTGTTGAATTTTTCAAATCATGTACTCATAAGTTTGGATGTTACAAAGTATTAGTTCTTTGTTTCTGGGCTGGGAtacagaagatgaagatgattgtGGAAAGAGAAGAAATCTTTTGGGatttcaattaattttattttattatattttttaattaaattaaaatatctgatgtgtaatttatttataattttttatttatttttaaaatccacgtAAGCATCATTAACACAGTTAGCcatccaaatcatcactcgccagAGTTcggggctccggcgaggacctgctccagacatTTTACAAAGGTGAGGAcgttttccacaaatttttccggtgaaggacttagatcagacggcgagacaaagacaaggactaatttgaggattaagccaagAAACTATACGCTGTTTATAAGTTGAACAAATAAGTCCAACAAAGTTAACATGGAAGTTTACGCTATTAAACCATTACTCATACACGTTTGTAGCAGCTGGTCCAATCACGTTAAAACCAGCAAAGTCCACTAACCTACGCTGTCACGTGCACTACGCACCCGCAAAACACTAGGCGCATTTTCATCCCACGGGGTGCGCACTGCGCTACTCGCTCATGTTAAACCCAAGCCCTTAAACACGAGATTAGTCAATTCCTAATAACGGATTAGTTTACTGATTAGTCTTGCTTACAGTCTCACTCTCACTGTTAACTCAAAACAGCAACACAAAACCCTCTTCACAAAGCGCTAAAAACTTCACTAATTATTTTTAACTCTTTCGTTTAAATCACaaaatctagagagagaaagcaACAAGacagaaaagagaagaagagagaaaggaacCAAACAAAaacgaagaagaaagaaagagccaAAAGCATCttattctcttctctttcatctttctttctttttcccacacacacacacactctctctctctctctaaatccACCATTTTCTAGGTCGCATTTTCTCGCTCTataatatgatgatgatgatgcaatctTTGTTTTTTGTGTGCGCGTGCGTGATTTGAAATCTGGTGGTGTGCGagtgtgagtgagtgagtgagagagagaggaggagcGGAGGTTTCGGTTCGGCTCCGGCTAGATCGGCGATGGCGGAGGTTTCCGGCGACGGCGGAGGAGTGCCGACGCCGGCGCCGCTTTCGGTGTCGGGATCGTTCAGGGAAGGGAGAAGCGGCTCGTCGCGTAGGCGCGGCGGAGCGAGGCCGCCCAGTATGGATGCCGACGAGTTCATGAACCTGCTGCACGGTTCGGATCCGGTGAAGGTGGAGCTCAATCGCCTCGAGAATGAAGTTCGAGGTGCGAAAATGCTGCTCGATCCGCAGAGTTTTTGagctgattttattttattatatttggctgtgtttgttgattgtgcttgtgtttttgttttgtgtaGATAAGGACAGGGAATTATCAGAAGCACAGGCTGAGATCAAAGCCCTGAGACACTCTGAACGACTCAGAGAAAAGGCCGTTGAAGAGGTAACCTCTAATTTCTctattatttttgttatttttctctGTCATTGAAGTTGTTATTAGTTATGATATTTTTGGGATTATGTATGTTATTACATTGATTACTAATTTACTTGTTGGTCGCATACTTGAAGAGGTCAACTTAATTTCTCAATTGTTGTTATTGCTTTGCTGTCATTGTTTGTGTTATTCGGTTAGAGATTGATGTAAATTACCGACTTTTCGCGGTCATGTTATTACATTATATACTATTTTACATGTTGGTCTTGGTGCTGGGATTAAATAAGGTCTGGTTTTATTTCCTTGTGAGATCATGTTGTTGGCATATTTGAAAGTATCCGTGTATGGTTACTATGTTTGAAGTTGCAGCGGGAAACCGAATAGAAACTTTTTCATTTATTTGCCTAATTGCATTGGGGAGTGCATAGAAGAAGAAGCCCCTTTTAGCATTTGCATTGAACTCATTGAtgctaccttttttttttttgccatgCGTGTTTAGTAATTTTGTCCAGCAGTttctttttctgattttctAAAGAAACATCTCTGTTAAATTTGGCACTCACTCTGAAGTCACTGTCATAAACTCTTTCTTGTGTTGAATTGACCATATGTTTAACCGGTAAGTTTTTAGTTAAAGCCATTATCCAATAGGGGATGAGTATATGACTAAAGCTTGGTATGTTGTAATCCATTCAATTTTGGCCCTTGGAATTTTCTGCTTCTTCATAACTTCAATCAGTGTTGTAGTGCTTACTTTGGAGTTTGGGCAGAGAATGCTTCAGATTTATTTTATTGGTTTTGATCTGCCACTCATGCCCTAGCACTTATTTAGGAATCCAAATAGAAAGTATTTTATGAAAAGTTATGCGTACAATCTATTAGGAAcctaaataaatttaattttcattcaATACTTTCCATTTCTTAAGTAGTGCTCTTAGGGCATCCACAGTGGTGGTTCTTATTTGAGTTGATTAACACTATTCCGGTGGATCCAAAATGCCACTTAGGATTTAAGCAATTCATAAGCAACTcatgcagattttgctccaatggTGGGTTTTTATCTTTTTCCATAAGCAACCCAtatacttatatttttttttatttccagGAGAGAGAATGAATTGTTAATGCAGGAGGgagaataaatttttttttaatcataaacCACCTAAGCAACTGTTGCTCCAGTAAACTTCTCTTATTTCTACGCAACCAAAATTTCCACCTAAACATGCTCCATATTGAAGATATCGGCGGGATTTACGTTGGCTGTGGATGCTCCAATggtaaaaaacaaattaaacaacATATAGCTAAGAGATGGTGTAAGCCACCTGCATTGTGGATGCTCTTAAAAAACTCTTCGATGAACACCTTTATTTTTGCTACTCCCTTCTTTAATATATtgctttagtttttttattaatttttttgccTTTTTCAAATAACCAATGAAGCATTCACAGGTTTTTTTAACATCCTTGGTATTAATAAGTGAGAGAGAATAAATAGAGCCCTAACAACATTTTGATTATTTCCATAGAAAATTATGCGATCAGATgtagtattttaattttttttggctgAATATCAAAACTACTTTAACGACTTTTTTCTTTTGGAAGGTATATATATCTTTATCATACAAGAAAACATAAGCATGAGAACACCCTTCTCAAGTAGGTCCCTTATACAAGATTCATGACTTCATGTAGGTCGCTTGTACTTTAACGACTTTTAAAATTCTTGGGCATTCTGTCTCAAATGACAGATAAACAGAAACAGTGGTCTACGTATTAAAGGGAACTTGTCTCTCCTTTTTTCCTCCCTTGTTTTCATCATATTCTTTACATTCTCTTTATTCTTGGTCTGTGTTGACTTCTTGATAATATTGGTTTCTCttaagtgtttttattgtcTAGTGTCTACATAAATGAAGCCATGGAATTAAGAAGTTTTGTTGTCTAATATCATTACTTTACATTTAAGTTATTATGTACTTCATTATTCCTCTCATACTTTTAAGCTGCAGTTTTATTTCTCTATACTGAATTGCTAGATTCCTCAGGTAGCATTTGGTGATTAGATCTACAAGATCAATAGGCTCTGTGTGATGTTTGGTGgtacattttattttaaatgtaaAACAAAATTGGACATAAGTTAAAAAAAGTGATAAACTTCGGTTCCTCTTAATACTTGGAATCAAAGAGAACAAATCAAAATAGGCTATTCTGTTCTGGTTGTGTGCCAAATGTTATCTtagttttgtttcatttttatcaGTTCTTGAGGATCCCCTTATCCTTATCCTATTttacttcttttcttttctcaatAATAAATCCTATAGTAAAAAAGTAATTATATTTTTGGCTGTTGTGTTGGTAGTGATTTTTAGTGGGTTTTGTATTTAACCTGATATATTTGATGATTTACTTTTCATTTATTCAGTTTAATCATTCGTTACATTGTTTTATATCAGGATACTTTACATTGAAGCCTTTTGGCTTTACCATGCTTTGACTAATTCATGTTTCTTTGTGGTGGTTCTACAGTTTCTTCATGTTCTTTTGTTGCATGCTATATATCAACTTCACATGGTActtaactttctgcttttttgcATGTATTTCAGTTAACTGAAGAATTGTCAAAGGTTGAAGGGAAGCTAAAGTTAACGGAATCTCATCTAGAAAGCAAAGTATTGCTTGGAGCCTCTTCAACTTTAGTACTGAGTTATTTTTCCTAGGTTCATGATGTGTTTACTAAATTGAACATTTCTGGCAGAATCttgaaataaagaaaatcaacGATGAAAAGAAAGCATCAATGGCAGCTCAGTTTGCAGCTGAAGCTACTCTTCGAAGGGTCCATGCTGCTCAGAAGGATGATGACATGCCTCCTATAGAAGCAATTCTTGCTCCTTTGGAGGCTGAACTCAAGCTTGCTCGGCAAGAGGTATTACCTTGTTCTTGGAGTTAATATTTTTATACCCTGGAGAGAATTGATGGAAGAAAAGAACCGGGCtcatgataaattatttttgccTTCATTTCCTTCTCTATGTTCATTCTAGATTGCTAAACTACAAGATGATAACAAAGCTTTAGATCGTCTTACCAAATCTAAAGAAGCTGCACTACTTGAAGCTGAGAAGACTGTTCAGGTTGCCTTGgctaaggcctccatggtagATGACCTCCAAAACAAAAATCAAGAGCTAATGAAACAGATTGAGATTTGCCAGGTATCACAGTCTTGTAAGATCTCCCCACTTCTCCCCCAAGCAGTACATTAGAACCATAAATTCTAACTTCTGGTTTCATCTTTACTTCTCtcaggaagaaaataaaattttggaCAAAATGCATAGACTAAAGGTGGCAGAGGTTGAAAAGCTCACCCAAACTGTAAGAGAGCTGGAAGAGACTGTCCTTGCAGGTGGGGCAGCTGCTAATGCAGTGAGAGATTATCAGCGGAAAGTTCAAGAAATGAATGTAATTGTTAAAGTCTTCAGCAATTTCAATTTCCCAGTTGCTTTATTATTGATTATATTGCCCCAGTTAagattctatttatttttacaTGGTGTATACCATATTGtttaggaagaaagaaaaactcTTGACAGGGAGTTGGCCCGTGCCAAGGTAACCGCAAACAGAGTAGCTGTTGTGGTTGCAAATGAATGGAAAGATGCTAATGATAAAGTGATGCCTGTCAAACAATGGCTTGAAGAACGTCGATTCTTGCAGGTAATATTACTTTGTTCTACTCTGTTAATTCAGTTGGATTTAGTGGTTGAGCGTTTGTTACTCCctactttcttcttttcttttcttttcttttttgttataAATTTTACTGCATTTGTCTTCACttaaggcccagtttggaagagcttatttgagcttatctgacagcataagctcttatgtcagtgtttgggagagcttatgcaaacagcttatggtctgccataagctattttcagcttattttcataagctactcaggatagcttatgaaaaacagcttatgcttatatacaacttatttttaatttatttcaataaatttttaaaaatagcttatgaataagcgcttatgatataagcgcttatgaccataagcgcttaattaagctgtttttccaaacggggcctaaataCGGTTTCTGCTTATTATTGAACTGCATTCTTGTAGGGGGAAATGCAGCAACTTCGTGACAAGCTTGCTATAGTTGAGCGCACTGCAAAGTCTGAAGCGCAGTTGAAAGTAATGATCTAGTTCCTCTCTATTTACTTCAGAGATCAGCTCTACTCTTATTTAAAGTAAACTTCTTTCCAAAAAATTTcaggaaaaatatcaattacGACTTAAAGTACTGGAGGACGGTTTGAGGGGAAATTCGAACGGCAGTAATCGTAGCACCTCAGAGGGAAGAAGTGCGAGCAATGGCCCTTCTCGTCGGCAATCTTTTGGTGGAGCTGATAACTTCTCAAAACCAACCTCTAATGGGTTCTTGTCTAAGAGAACACCATCATTTCAACTGAGGTCATCCCTATCCTCTAGCACAGTTTTAAAGCATGCTAAAGGAACATCTAAGTCTTTTGATGGTGGTTCAAGGACACTGGAAAGGAGTAAAATTCTGCTGAATGGAACGCCTCCAAGTTACTCATTTAATCAATCTCTTGAGGAAAACAAAGAGAGAGAGGCAGATGATAATTGGAAAGGAAGTTCGAATGATAAACCAAATGACTTACCAACGGTGGAGGATAGTGTTCCGGGTGTTTTGTATGACCTGCTTCAGAAGGAGGTCATAGCCTTGAGGAAAGCTGGTCACGAGAAAGATCAAAGCCTAAAAGATAAAGACGATGCTATTGAGGTTAGTGTTTAGTTTCTTAATTGATTTTGGATATTAATTCTTGGCTTTTTATTGATGCATGATAATCCTAGCTGATTGTTTCAAATGGTCATTATCTGTCAGATGTTAGCTAAGAAGGTAGATACATTGACCAAAGCCATGGAAGTTGAGGCAAAGAAGATGAGAAGGGAAGTAGCCTCCATGGAAAAGGAGGTAGCTGCTATGCGTGTGGATAAAGAACAAGAGAACAGAGCAAAGCGATTCAGCAGTGTAAAGGGGCCTGTAAACAGTGCTCAGCATCAGCTAATTTCTGGAAGgtaattgttgttgttttgggCTCTTCTTCCATATTTAATATGTAGTTGTTGGCATATTACtcattttatttgcttttttcTGCAACTGGTTTGAGGCTGGGGATTTTGACCTTAAGGATTTTCTGTATGTCAATGGATATAAACTACAGTGTCACAACTGCTTTACTATCGAtagacaatttttttattttgcaacCTGGGTCTCTTTATTTTGCATGGTTGCTTGGTCAGTCCCCACTCCTCATAATCACATATGACCAAGAAAGAAAGATGGATTGATTTTATTGTTGCAAAATTGAAGCCTCTTTGTTCAAgcttctttcttgatttctttttATATCAAGTCTCAACTGTGCATTTTGGCATTCACTAACAGTTTTGGGCAAGATATTGGCCAATCTACTATTCTACTTGAATCTGAATATTGATATTAGTATAACTGTATTCTGTGTCATTGTGTAATCTTTAATTATTACGTAAGAACTCTTTAAGCTCATAGTTGAACCTAGTATTTGCCTGAAGACGTGTTTCTGTTGCTTCCTTTGTTTTATTGACTAGTTAAATTAGAGCCCATTTCAACAAAGACAACAACAAAGACATACTTCTAGAATTCTAAAttgcattttgttttcttttgaattcccatttttttttccttctattcCCCCCACAATTTGGGATTACTAACGGAGGTTTTCCCTTGCACAGGAATGTGACGCGGGGAGGATTAACACGCAGCACCCAATAACAGTGACACTTGGGAGTATTCCATAAACTCATAGGCATCATTCTTCTGCTCTCTCTGCTTTTATCTTTGTTTTTGTATCCAATTGACTATAAGATTGTAACTGGCATGCTGAGGATGAGTTTCTGATGTCGGCCATGGATTGGGGGATAAGAAAAGAATTTTCAGGAATCGGTATGCATCTGACCTAGATTGTTGTTGTATCCTCTGCTTAGAGTGAGCTGCTAAGAAGGCAGGCAACGGAAGACAATTAACTTGGGCTAACCTTCATATTTTCTTGAGTTGTGTGGTTGTATAGGTAGCTTTCTCCCTTATTTACTCCTTTTTGCAGTTTATATTTTCCATATAAAGATAGTGTGATTGCGTTGGTTCAGGTTTTTTAATATCTCTGTAAACAGATCAAGATCTAAGCTTATTCAGTTGTGTAAGTTTATAGTTTCAAGTTGATTACAAATCTATATTTGAGTGAAGCGCAACAAAGTTGAAgcaaaaatagtttttttcctttttggcccGTGTTTCATTAATCAATCTTCTACGGTAAATATCGCATacattattttgaaatttaaaaaataaaaattgatgcAAATATTTACGAAAAGTACTATTTGCACTACTCTTGCAGATAAACATTTATAAATGatattatttcttttctttttaactttCAGAATTTCAATTTTTGGAAGTGTAAATTATTTCCGTAACTTTCGGAAATATATAATTGTACTTTTAGCTCtagaagaaaaaataattgacACTTTCAGGCCTATAATTGATACTTTATGTCCAGGATTGAACAACCTGGAACATGAGATCAATCTCTGATACCAAATTAGAAATTGaaaggcctatactcaaccataaaaactagctcaagagttgaggtttgcacaacccttataaaagCTAGTATAATTCGtaagaaaatttattttttaaaagttgaAGTTCTAGAAAAGAATTTACAATTCTAGAACTTAAAGTTCAGTGACACTTGCTTCTGGAATTTCgattttcaaaagtgttgaaAAAAAAGGATTGGGATCCTCTCCATCCCAAAATCCTCTCCAGCCTCTACGACTCATTTATAGCCATAGATTAAAGTAATTAATGATTGaggtgaaaaaaataatttaaacacTAAATTTTTTTAAGTGTGGTATACACTGCTGGACCGTCCAGCAGCTGGAGAGGATTcacatagaaaaaaaaatatgtggaaGAAACTTGTTATAGTTTTGGAAGTTAAGGTTCTttcagtatttttttttttccacttcTAGAATCTAATTTAGATTGAAGCTCTTCTAGAAGTTGAACTTTTGCTAGAACTTTTCTTAAGGAAGTTGAAACACTCTTAAGTGTTCATCGGATCAGATCCGATCCGATCAAACCGGCGAACTGAACCTAGCCAAAACAATTGGATCGGTTTTTTGTGTCAACCCGGGGTCTTAACGAGCCAGGAAAATATGAACCAAACCCGGCTCGCTACGAGCTCGCGGGTTGACAGGCTGACTCGCGGgttgagtgaaataaatataaaaaatagcgAAATTTGACTAGAAATTgtttaaaatgttataaaaaataatttcaaaaaaatacttatagaaattggtatcaactcataaaaaaaggtttatcaacgcaattatttttatctcacatttgaaatatagaaaaagaatttagtttacaggatttaagaacacaattattttactgtcacatttaaaatgagataaataatataataacaataaataaaacataaaaaattgattcaaattaaaagaaattaaaatttccatttttctatctaaaattaatccataaaactaacctggaattaaagagaaataaaataatttttttaatgaaaataacTATGACCCGACAGGTTGGCTCGCTTGACCCGTCTAACCGGCGGGTTAAACGAGCCGGGTT from Lotus japonicus ecotype B-129 chromosome 2, LjGifu_v1.2 includes:
- the LOC130737719 gene encoding microtubule-associated protein 70-2-like codes for the protein MAEVSGDGGGVPTPAPLSVSGSFREGRSGSSRRRGGARPPSMDADEFMNLLHGSDPVKVELNRLENEVRDKDRELSEAQAEIKALRHSERLREKAVEELTEELSKVEGKLKLTESHLESKNLEIKKINDEKKASMAAQFAAEATLRRVHAAQKDDDMPPIEAILAPLEAELKLARQEIAKLQDDNKALDRLTKSKEAALLEAEKTVQVALAKASMVDDLQNKNQELMKQIEICQEENKILDKMHRLKVAEVEKLTQTVRELEETVLAGGAAANAVRDYQRKVQEMNEERKTLDRELARAKVTANRVAVVVANEWKDANDKVMPVKQWLEERRFLQGEMQQLRDKLAIVERTAKSEAQLKEKYQLRLKVLEDGLRGNSNGSNRSTSEGRSASNGPSRRQSFGGADNFSKPTSNGFLSKRTPSFQLRSSLSSSTVLKHAKGTSKSFDGGSRTLERSKILLNGTPPSYSFNQSLEENKEREADDNWKGSSNDKPNDLPTVEDSVPGVLYDLLQKEVIALRKAGHEKDQSLKDKDDAIEMLAKKVDTLTKAMEVEAKKMRREVASMEKEVAAMRVDKEQENRAKRFSSVKGPVNSAQHQLISGRNVTRGGLTRSTQ